One window of the Clostridium sp. MB40-C1 genome contains the following:
- a CDS encoding GNAT family N-acetyltransferase produces the protein MEYRKLQTEEIDRQLFKKFQRHQKVTQCWRKINGEWIVKNVPFIDQWNEEDYNQLIKCLKNTLKTDGIVYGVFLEDTLKGFVSVENGFIGKNQEYFDLSSIHVSEDMRGSGIGKKLFQIAAQWAKIHGAKKLYISAHSAVESQAFYKAMGCTEALEYNQKHVEKEPCDCQLEYVL, from the coding sequence ATGGAATATAGGAAATTACAAACTGAAGAAATCGACAGACAGTTATTTAAAAAATTTCAGCGTCATCAGAAAGTTACACAATGTTGGAGAAAAATAAATGGTGAGTGGATTGTTAAAAATGTGCCATTTATAGATCAGTGGAATGAGGAGGACTATAATCAACTCATAAAATGCCTTAAAAACACATTGAAAACAGATGGTATAGTATATGGTGTATTTTTAGAGGATACTTTGAAAGGGTTTGTATCAGTAGAAAATGGATTTATCGGCAAAAATCAAGAATATTTTGATCTTTCATCTATTCACGTGTCCGAAGATATGAGAGGTAGCGGTATAGGAAAAAAACTTTTTCAGATTGCTGCTCAGTGGGCGAAAATTCATGGGGCAAAAAAACTATATATTTCTGCACACTCTGCTGTGGAATCACAGGCATTTTACAAGGCAATGGGGTGTACTGAAGCATTGGAATATAATCAAAAACATGTTGAAAAAGAGCCATGTGACTGTCAATTGGAATATGTTCTATAA
- a CDS encoding DUF3841 domain-containing protein: MRLWTIQNEVVYQKFKDVGILRADNSFICDDMICHYNWMVEQMKKRIGFPIIEKIKYPIWAWYQWQGIEHKRPDLRFSGHLNKGTKGMLLELEVEPANVLLSDFDDFNSVLNYGYITDSEVEYDNFYNELESYGYCHYDLQSSNKGTDILNQFKLRLYESWEKIFDLERKMDEGWSGKKEEQSIQATMWEVRWKQVVSIKHFIAK; this comes from the coding sequence ATGAGGCTATGGACAATACAAAATGAAGTTGTATATCAAAAATTTAAGGATGTAGGAATCCTTCGTGCAGATAACAGCTTTATTTGTGATGATATGATTTGCCATTATAATTGGATGGTAGAGCAAATGAAAAAGAGAATAGGGTTTCCTATTATAGAAAAAATAAAATATCCTATATGGGCATGGTATCAATGGCAAGGTATTGAACATAAGAGACCAGATTTAAGATTTTCTGGTCATTTGAATAAAGGTACAAAAGGTATGCTTTTAGAATTAGAAGTAGAGCCAGCAAATGTTTTGTTATCTGATTTTGATGATTTTAATAGTGTTTTAAATTATGGGTATATAACAGATAGTGAAGTAGAATATGATAATTTTTATAATGAACTTGAAAGTTATGGATACTGTCATTATGATTTACAATCATCAAATAAAGGGACTGATATTTTAAACCAATTTAAATTAAGACTTTATGAAAGTTGGGAAAAAATATTTGATTTAGAGCGTAAGATGGACGAGGGGTGGTCAGGCAAAAAAGAGGAGCAATCTATACAAGCTACAATGTGGGAAGTAAGGTGGAAGCAGGTTGTTTCAATTAAGCATTTTATAGCAAAATAA
- a CDS encoding CatB-related O-acetyltransferase has translation MDNKFKSWLNSKSLKDNIKNPNIKVGDFTYYSGYYHKEEFEDICVRYLLGDGSTKNYKEIFDENFVFDKLEIGKFCSIGSGASFILAGNQGHNHKWISAYPFDPEVFSNARNGFQTKGDTIIGNDVWIGTESIIMPGVKVGDGAVIGTRSVVTKDVESYTIVGGNPAQLIKKRFADNEIEKLLEIKWWNWSIEKINEALPYICSNNVIALYNFYLK, from the coding sequence ATGGATAATAAATTTAAAAGTTGGTTAAATAGTAAATCATTAAAAGATAATATTAAGAATCCGAATATAAAAGTTGGAGATTTTACATATTATTCTGGATATTATCATAAAGAAGAATTTGAAGATATATGTGTAAGATATCTTTTAGGTGATGGAAGTACTAAAAATTATAAAGAAATCTTTGATGAAAATTTTGTATTTGATAAACTAGAAATAGGTAAATTTTGTTCAATAGGTTCAGGGGCAAGTTTTATATTAGCAGGAAATCAGGGGCATAATCATAAATGGATTTCTGCATATCCATTTGATCCTGAAGTGTTTTCAAATGCTAGGAATGGATTTCAAACAAAAGGAGATACAATTATAGGGAATGATGTTTGGATTGGAACAGAATCAATTATAATGCCAGGTGTAAAAGTTGGTGATGGAGCAGTTATAGGAACAAGAAGTGTAGTTACTAAAGATGTAGAATCTTACACTATAGTAGGTGGAAATCCTGCTCAATTAATAAAAAAAAGGTTTGCTGATAATGAAATAGAGAAATTATTGGAGATTAAATGGTGGAATTGGAGCATAGAAAAAATTAATGAAGCATTACCCTACATTTGTAGTAATAATGTTATTGCTCTATATAATTTTTATTTGAAGTAA
- a CDS encoding SRPBCC family protein, translated as MAVANIKVTLNEDIKTVWEMVTSLNSYAWRSDLSEIHVLEAGKKFVEYSKEGYVTTFTITMFEPMTRYEFDMDNNNMCGHWTGLFLKTDDNKTEINFTENITPKKWIMKPFVGIYLKKQQATYISDLRKALEGKQ; from the coding sequence ATGGCAGTCGCAAATATAAAAGTAACTTTAAACGAAGATATAAAAACAGTTTGGGAAATGGTAACTTCTCTTAATAGTTATGCTTGGAGAAGTGATTTGAGTGAAATTCATGTTTTGGAAGCAGGGAAAAAATTTGTGGAGTATTCAAAAGAAGGATATGTTACAACTTTTACAATAACTATGTTTGAACCTATGACACGGTATGAGTTTGATATGGATAACAACAACATGTGTGGGCATTGGACAGGATTATTTTTAAAGACAGATGATAATAAGACAGAGATAAATTTTACAGAAAATATAACTCCAAAGAAGTGGATAATGAAACCTTTTGTGGGAATATATTTAAAGAAACAACAGGCTACTTATATTTCAGATTTAAGAAAAGCATTGGAGGGAAAACAATGA
- a CDS encoding DNA alkylation repair protein: MTCDEIILELKSLSLEKYKANVVKMGIPENSSIGVSTGDILKLAKGIKKSNEFAYELWRTGYHEARLLAVLVFDKEYLSLHEVELLMNNVCSWDLCDH, translated from the coding sequence ATGACTTGTGATGAAATTATTTTAGAATTAAAGTCCTTAAGTTTAGAGAAATATAAAGCAAATGTTGTTAAAATGGGAATACCAGAGAACAGTAGTATAGGTGTTTCTACTGGGGATATTCTCAAACTGGCTAAAGGTATTAAAAAATCAAATGAATTTGCGTATGAGTTATGGAGGACAGGCTATCATGAAGCAAGGCTCTTAGCAGTTCTTGTTTTTGATAAAGAGTATCTTTCATTGCATGAAGTTGAACTATTGATGAATAATGTTTGTTCGTGGGATTTATGTGACCATTAA